Proteins encoded by one window of Longimicrobiaceae bacterium:
- the rpsH gene encoding 30S ribosomal protein S8: MVTDPIADMLTRIRNAALARHRRVDMPVSKLKTEIARLLKDNGYIHEHKILDDGGHKVLRLYLKYYQDKSVIRELRRVSRPGLRRYVGVGEIPRVRNGLGMALLSTSRGVMTDAQARAAKVGGELLALIW, encoded by the coding sequence ATGGTGACGGATCCCATCGCCGACATGCTGACCCGCATCCGGAACGCCGCGCTCGCGCGGCACCGGAGGGTCGACATGCCGGTCTCGAAGCTGAAGACGGAGATCGCCCGTCTTCTCAAGGACAACGGCTACATCCACGAGCACAAGATCCTGGACGACGGGGGCCACAAGGTCCTTCGCCTGTACCTGAAGTACTACCAGGACAAGTCGGTCATCCGCGAGCTGCGGCGCGTGTCGCGCCCCGGCCTGCGCCGGTACGTGGGCGTGGGCGAGATCCCGCGCGTGCGCAACGGCCTGGGCATGGCGCTGCTTTCCACGTCGCGCGGCGTGATGACCGACGCCCAGGCGCGCGCCGCCAAGGTCGGCGGCGAGCTTCTCGCGCTGATCTGGTAG